A region from the Aphis gossypii isolate Hap1 chromosome 1, ASM2018417v2, whole genome shotgun sequence genome encodes:
- the LOC114129842 gene encoding protein 5NUC-like has translation MRPTVAAACLAAVAVVVAVDASDLDLVLIHTNDMHSRFDETDLYCNECREDDASLGRCYGGFARVAQFVKDQRRLAQESGLPSLFLVAGDTFQGTPYFSFFEWRPVVDFINQLQPDVMTLGNHEFDHGISALLSYLNGIQDIPTVVSNLNMTAEPELNNFVLPSLILTINNTKVGIVGCLTTDTPTISNSGDVGFFDEVESLKKETKKLLKNGVNIIICISHSGIEKDKVIAKEVEDIDIIVGGHTHTFLYSDTPPSIEKPYGPYPLYVTNVKNKAVPILQAYANTKYAGKVILKFDSNGELVNINGSPTLLNHEIKQDPMMLTVVDQWKPQVTSITNVTIGRTAVELINKCRGEECNIGNLIADSFVYYNVMKKEIYNEYWTDAPIGIIQAGSIRTTLNETDHDGYITLGQLINVIPFANNLVKITISGSTLLESFEHSVSDYEFNHGSSKFLQVSGVLVKYDLTQSPGNRVTSLSIRCGHCSVPKFEPLVLTENYTIVMSNYLANGGNNFQAFKKRINIESLDIEDYNATAVYMQSISPITSGIDGRIDLNSNNNNENSAGSNINTWNYQLIVTILIITVLFFDIQNVI, from the exons ATGAGGCCGACAGTCGCCGCCGCTTGTTTGGCCGCCGTGGCCGTCGTGGTCGCGGTGGACGCGTCCGACCTGGACCTGGTGCTGATCCACACCAACGACATGCACAGCCGGTTCGACGAGACGGACCTGTACTGCAACGAGTGCCGCGAAGACGACGCGTCGCTGGGCCGCTGTTACGGCGGATTCGCGCGCGTCGCCCAGTTCGTCAAAGACCAACGGCGGTTGGCCCAAGAGAGCGGTTTGCCGTCCCTGTTCCTGGTGGCCGGCGACACGTTCCAGGGCACGCCGTACTTCTCGTTCTTCGAGTGGAGGCCCGTCGTCGATTTCATCAACCAACTGCAACCCGACGTCATG ACTTTAGGGAATCATGAGTTTGATCACGGTATCAGCGCTCTTTTGTCATACTTAAACGGAATTCAAGACATACCCACAGTAGTATCTAACTTGAATATGACGGCAGAAccagaattaaataatttcgtatTGCCGTCATTAATACTCACCATAAACAACACAAAAGTGGGCATTGTTGGATGCTTGACAACAGATACTCCG acCATATCAAATTCCGGAGACGTTGGATTTTTTGACGAAGTAGAATCTTTGAAGaaagaaacaaaaaagttACTCAAAAACggtgttaatataattatttgcattAGTCATAGTGGCATTGAAAAGGACAAAGTAATTGCTAAAGAAGTAGAAGACATTGATATAATTGTTGGGGGacatacacatacatttttgtattccg ATACTCCACCCAGCATTGAAAAACCTTACGGACCATATCCACTATACGTTACAAACGTTAAAAACAAGGCTGTACCAATATTACAAGCATACGCAAATACCAAATACGCGGgcaaagttattttaaaatttgattctaatggtgaattagttaatattaatggttcgccaacattattaaatcatgaaataaaacaag ATCCAATGATGTTGACCGTGGTCGATCAATGGAAGCCACAAGTAACCAGTATTACAAACGTTACAATTGGGCGTACGGCTGTGGAGTTAATAAACAAGTGTCGCGGAGAAGAATGCAACATAGGTAACCTGATAGCTGATTCTTTCGTATACTAC aacgttatgaaaaaagaaatttataatgaatattggaCTGATGCTCCTATTGGGATTATTCAAGCTGGTAGTATTCGGACAACACTCAACGAAACCGATCATGACG GTTACATCACTTTGGGACAGTTGATCAATGTCATTCCGTTTGCTAATAATCTTgtcaaaattacaatttctGGTTCTACTCTTTTAGAATCATTTGAACATAGCGTTTCTGACTATGAATTCAATCATGGTTCATCtaaatttttacaagtttCTG gtGTTCTGGTCAAATATGATTTAACACAGAGTCCTGGAAACCGAGTCACCTCACTGTCTATTCGATGTGGTCATTGTAGCGTTCCTAAATTTGAACCATTAGTGTTGactgaaaattatacaatagtgATGTCTAATTATTTGGCAAATGGTGGTAATAATTTTCaggcatttaaaaaaagaataaacatCGAATCACTAG ATATTGAAGATTATAATGCAACAGCGGTATACATGCAATCCATAAGTCCCATAACGAGTGGAATTGATGGCAGAATCGACTTAAATTCCAACAACAATAACGAAAATTCGGCTggatcaaatataaatacgtggaattatcaattaatagtgactattttaattattacagtattattttttgacattcaAAATGTCATCTAA
- the LOC114129609 gene encoding uncharacterized protein LOC114129609: MSLFILNHDTNFEHIIGVLFNNWTALKLAVEHGMGGSSEVMHFKISDLIKNIHECLRKSGDNMCWTSISDIIEDVMDVGFDVVLEDASADDLSKHICDLYYEWNQSLDGRNKVIDELKHLPTVIPIQIVAVKPIREKQKRDDSSSSEESEACEDGWTVVKHK; the protein is encoded by the exons ATGtcgttatttatactaaaccaTGACACGAATTTTGAGCACATTATTGGTGTGCTGTTCAACAATTGGACTGCActcaaa TTGGCTGTTGAACATGGCATGGGAGGTTCGTCTGAAGTTATGCATTTCAAAATCAGTGACCTAATAAAGAACATACATGAATGTCTTCGGAAATCTG GTGACAACATGTGTTGGACAAGTATATCTGATATTATTGAAGACGTAATGGATGTTGGGTTTGATGTTGTACTTGAAGATGCTTCTGCTGATGACTTAAGTAAACATATTTGTGATCTCTATTATGAGTGGAATCAGTCATTAGATGGCCGAAATAAAGTTATAGATGAACTTAAACATTTACCTACAGTAATTCCTATTCAAATTGTTGCAGTAAAACCAATACGTGAAAAACAAAAG agggATGATTCATCATCTAGTGAAGAGTCTGAAGCCTGTGAAGATGGATGGACAGTAgtgaaacataaataa